A region of Salinibacter sp. 10B DNA encodes the following proteins:
- a CDS encoding cation:proton antiporter: METSALYALLVGSVLVLAILSEAGLERLGFPDLLGYLALGVLLRELDHFWNVVPPSSTHVLTFLSEFGIIVLLFQVGLQCNPQNLFSRLPGATLIAAVNIAVSGGLGFVAAHHLLGQSLIPSLFIAVALTTTSIGVSTNVWNRYRSLHCREGEMMIDVAEIDDLTGVILLALLTALLPYLQKGIGPALVWPTLWTFGLLLLKMAGLMLAGLLFARYLERPMMRLLRAVQLRSNTMLLVLGIALLVAGLTGVLGFPVAIGGFFAGLLFSRDRHSVAIGDAFDSLYHLFVPFFFVGVGFALDLWRLGPTLGPALVLLVAAVIGKGIGSFVPAQLTMPPQSAGLLAVSLLPRSEITLVIMQRGLDLGAVSRDAFTSVVLVVVTTMVGVPLLLLLLPDSTPPPSSAP, encoded by the coding sequence ATGGAAACATCGGCTCTGTATGCGCTGCTGGTCGGGTCGGTACTCGTCTTGGCCATTCTGTCGGAGGCCGGACTCGAACGACTTGGCTTTCCCGACCTTCTGGGCTACCTCGCGCTCGGCGTTCTCCTGCGGGAGCTCGATCATTTCTGGAACGTCGTCCCCCCGTCGAGCACCCACGTCCTCACGTTTCTGTCGGAGTTCGGCATCATTGTCCTACTCTTCCAGGTCGGGCTGCAGTGCAACCCCCAGAACCTCTTCAGCCGCCTACCCGGTGCCACCCTAATTGCCGCCGTCAACATTGCCGTGAGCGGCGGACTTGGGTTCGTGGCCGCCCATCACCTGCTGGGCCAGTCCCTCATCCCAAGCCTGTTTATCGCGGTGGCCCTCACGACGACGAGCATCGGCGTCTCGACGAACGTCTGGAATCGATATCGCTCCCTTCACTGCCGGGAAGGCGAGATGATGATCGACGTGGCCGAGATCGACGACCTAACCGGTGTCATTCTCCTCGCCCTCCTCACAGCCCTGTTGCCCTACCTCCAAAAGGGCATCGGTCCTGCTCTCGTCTGGCCCACCCTCTGGACGTTTGGTCTCCTGCTTCTCAAAATGGCTGGTCTCATGCTGGCAGGTCTGCTCTTTGCCCGCTACCTGGAACGACCCATGATGCGCCTCCTCCGGGCGGTCCAGCTCCGCTCCAACACCATGCTCCTCGTCCTCGGCATTGCTCTGCTCGTGGCGGGCCTCACGGGAGTTCTGGGCTTTCCCGTCGCCATTGGTGGCTTTTTTGCTGGCCTCCTCTTCAGCCGCGACAGGCATTCGGTCGCCATCGGGGATGCCTTCGACTCGTTGTACCACCTCTTCGTCCCCTTCTTCTTCGTCGGCGTCGGCTTTGCCCTCGACCTATGGCGGCTCGGCCCCACCCTTGGGCCGGCCCTTGTGCTACTAGTTGCGGCGGTGATCGGCAAAGGCATCGGCAGTTTCGTTCCCGCTCAGCTCACCATGCCTCCCCAGAGCGCAGGCCTGCTGGCCGTGAGCCTGCTCCCGCGCTCGGAAATCACGCTCGTCATCATGCAGCGCGGACTCGACCTCGGGGCCGTTTCACGAGACGCCTTTACCTCTGTGGTCCTCGTGGTGGTAACGACCATGGTGGGCGTGCCGCTTCTGCTGCTCCTTCTGCCGGACAGCACCCCGCCGCCCTCCTCTGCCCCTTAA